One genomic segment of Coffea arabica cultivar ET-39 chromosome 6e, Coffea Arabica ET-39 HiFi, whole genome shotgun sequence includes these proteins:
- the LOC113694702 gene encoding uncharacterized protein isoform X1 → MEEGSDRIDLQVKGLSLIDFSNENDALILNSSPSPLSASRFSLHNHQSSEKQEEPDTFESLGSFIAGKEAGVTPGSELDDQLPDLNESSEPSRASRKGKCNLRKSLAWDNAFFTSAGVLDPEELSCMIKGMQKLPGIQEDMQRSTDSISTLGSEDLTLENFEAELFEDIRASIQKSSKAYNTTNANCKITSGESQAVTSMKKMNLASQNQKPVGISKSQTKQTLRLQSTAKAVKQDSVCSQPAQAVRNGSSNPTLSKPPSVINKTVRNGSSNPTLSKPPSVINQVKPISTSTEKGASLAASQANKLGNTKTTIGTVAGKGVQALKAPIISGPRRVLPKSSSSSSSASNSTKIKSATTSSVDSSGNVSSNNLGKSHLEAVRRKIGERTLKPLPSGSVLKTPLKTAKRTCGNSAVSAYLMSSKISPSISPASSISEWSSASSSSSSTINQRSNTSRTSFDANSCRSLDNDTIPLHNDSNNQIIEQHGNEEIVIQNGGPRKSSSQAGTLSHSARPSGLRMPSPKIGFFDGVKSVRTPSGTVQSHASLGALPKVEAAVPSPSRSSNMKPKFGKLSHVRTVSALVRVNPQESSSPMSMREKSLGVSHPTSNVEGSSMSSIKVGDEISGGSCLKVEEVGCEELQEANQVVANAFGAVIMHENCGVPSLQESEISLGMDGVAGSKAHKIFGMSGTRDPNTTDWEGILMPSKKAGEDTRDSEGELLSILPAVSGSDEKENVPLAEHVGK, encoded by the exons ATGGAAGAGGGGTCAGATAGAATCGATCTGCAAGTGAAAGGGCTGAGCCTTATCGATTTTTCAAACGAGAATGATGCCCTAATCCTCAATTCGTCTCCTTCGCCTCTTTCTGCTAGCCGTTTCTCCCTTCACAATCACCAATCTTCAG AAAAGCAGGAGGAGCCCGATACTTTTGAGTCGTTAGGATCATTCATTGCTGGAAAAGAAGCAGGTGTGACTCCCGGCAGTGAACTGGATGACCAATTGCCTGACCTGAATGAGTCCTCCGAACCCAGTAGAGCTAGCAGAAAGGGGAAGTGTAACTTGCGCAAGAGTCTAGCATGGGATAATGCCTTCTTCACAAGCGCCG GTGTTCTAGACCCTGAGGAGTTATCTTGCATGATTAAAGGAATGCAAAAATTACCAGGAATTCAAGAGGACATGCAAAGATCTACTGATTCAATCTCTACCTTGGGGAGTGAAGATTTGACGCTGGAAAACTTTGAGGCCGAGTTGTTTGAGGATATTAGAGCCTCTATTCAGAAATCAAGTAAAGCATATAATACTACGAATGCAAACTGCAAGATCACCTCAGGGGAAAGCCAAGCTGTTACTT CAATGAAGAAGATGAACCTTGCTTCTCAAAATCAG AAACCTGTTGGGATATCAAAATCTCAGACAAAACAAACTCTTAGGTTGCAAAGCACAGCAAAAGCAGTAAAGCAAGATTCTGTTTGTTCACAACCAGCACAG GCTGTTAGAAATGGCAGCTCAAATCCAACACTTTCTAAGCCACCCTCAGTAATCAACAAG ACTGTTAGAAATGGCAGTTCAAATCCAACACTTTCTAAGCCACCCTCAGTAATCAACCAGGTAAAACCCATATCAACATCAACAGAAAAAGGGGCCTCTTTGGCTGCCAGTCAAGCCAATAAGCTTGGAAATACTAAGACAACAATTGGCACCG TTGCTGGTAAAGGGGTTCAGGCATTAAAGGCGCCCATCATCAGTGGTCCTCGCAGGGTGCTGCCAAAGTCTTCGTCCTCCTCCAGTTCTGCTTCAAACTCAACCAAGATTAAATCTGCAACAACCTCCTCGGTTGATAGTTCTGGAAATGTGTCATCCAATAATCTTGGTAAATCTCATTTAGAGGCTGTTCGAAGAAAGATTGGTGAAAGAACTTTGAAACCACTTCCCTCTGGTTCGGTGCTCAAAACCCCATTAAAAACTGCTAAGAGAACCTGTGGAAATTCTGCTGTCTCAGCATATCTGATGTCTTCCAAGATCTCTCCAAGCATATCACCTGCTAGTTCTATCAGTGAATGGTCCTCagcttcttcatcttcttcaagtACAATCAATCAGAGGTCCAATACATCAAGGACTAGCTTTGATGCTAATTCTTGCAGATCTTTGGACAATGACACCATTCCTTTGCATAATGATTCAAATAATCAGATCATAGAACAACATGGGAATGAGGAAATTGTGATACAAAATGGAGGTCCAAGGAAATCCTCCTCACAAGCTGGCACTCTTTCTCATTCTGCAAGACCATCAGGCCTGAGAATGCCGTCCCCAAAAATTGGATTTTTTGATGGG GTCAAATCAGTTCGTACACCCAGTGGGACCGTGCAATCACATGCAAGCCTAGGAGCTTTACCTAAGGTGGAAGCTGCTGTACCCAGTCCGAGTAGGAGCTCCAACATGAAGCCGAAGTTTGGGAAACTTTCACATGTCAGAACAGTATCAGCTTTAGTGAGAGTAAACCCTCAAGAATCGTCTTCTCCAATGTCCATGAGAGAGAAATCACTTGGTGTTTCGCACCCCACAAGCAATGTAGAAGGTTCTTCTATGTCATCTATTAAAGTCGGTGATGAAATAAGTGGAGGAAGCTGCTTGAAGGTTGAGGAAGTTGGATGTGAAGAATTACAAGAAGCTAATCAAGTTGTAGCCAATGCTTTTGGGGCAGTCATCATGCATGAGAATTGTGGTGTTCCATCCCTTCAGGAGAGTGAAATAAGTTTGGGCATGGATGGAGTTGCTGGCTCAAAGGCTCACAAGATTTTTGGCATGAGTGGAACTCGTGATCCAAATACTACTGATTGGGAAGGAATTTTGATGCCATCCAAGAAAGCTGGTGAAGATACAAGAGATAGCGAAGGTGAACTTTTGAGTATTTTACCTGCGGTATCGGGAAGTGACGAGAAAGAAAATGTTCCTTTGGCAGAACATGTAGGGAAATGA
- the LOC113694702 gene encoding uncharacterized protein isoform X2 — protein MEEGSDRIDLQVKGLSLIDFSNENDALILNSSPSPLSASRFSLHNHQSSEKQEEPDTFESLGSFIAGKEAGVTPGSELDDQLPDLNESSEPSRASRKGKCNLRKSLAWDNAFFTSAGVLDPEELSCMIKGMQKLPGIQEDMQRSTDSISTLGSEDLTLENFEAELFEDIRASIQKSSKAYNTTNANCKITSGESQAVTSMKKMNLASQNQKPVGISKSQTKQTLRLQSTAKAVKQDSVCSQPAQAVRNGSSNPTLSKPPSVINKTVRNGSSNPTLSKPPSVINQVKPISTSTEKGASLAASQANKLGNTKTTIGTVAGKGVQALKAPIISGPRRVLPKSSSSSSSASNSTKIKSATTSSVDSSGNVSSNNLGKSHLEAVRRKIGERTLKPLPSGSVLKTPLKTAKRTCGNSAVSAYLMSSKISPSISPASSISEWSSASSSSSSTINQRSNTSRTSFDANSCRSLDNDTIPLHNDSNNQIIEQHGNEEIVIQNGGPRKSSSQAGTLSHSARPSGLRMPSPKIGFFDGAVNDAK, from the exons ATGGAAGAGGGGTCAGATAGAATCGATCTGCAAGTGAAAGGGCTGAGCCTTATCGATTTTTCAAACGAGAATGATGCCCTAATCCTCAATTCGTCTCCTTCGCCTCTTTCTGCTAGCCGTTTCTCCCTTCACAATCACCAATCTTCAG AAAAGCAGGAGGAGCCCGATACTTTTGAGTCGTTAGGATCATTCATTGCTGGAAAAGAAGCAGGTGTGACTCCCGGCAGTGAACTGGATGACCAATTGCCTGACCTGAATGAGTCCTCCGAACCCAGTAGAGCTAGCAGAAAGGGGAAGTGTAACTTGCGCAAGAGTCTAGCATGGGATAATGCCTTCTTCACAAGCGCCG GTGTTCTAGACCCTGAGGAGTTATCTTGCATGATTAAAGGAATGCAAAAATTACCAGGAATTCAAGAGGACATGCAAAGATCTACTGATTCAATCTCTACCTTGGGGAGTGAAGATTTGACGCTGGAAAACTTTGAGGCCGAGTTGTTTGAGGATATTAGAGCCTCTATTCAGAAATCAAGTAAAGCATATAATACTACGAATGCAAACTGCAAGATCACCTCAGGGGAAAGCCAAGCTGTTACTT CAATGAAGAAGATGAACCTTGCTTCTCAAAATCAG AAACCTGTTGGGATATCAAAATCTCAGACAAAACAAACTCTTAGGTTGCAAAGCACAGCAAAAGCAGTAAAGCAAGATTCTGTTTGTTCACAACCAGCACAG GCTGTTAGAAATGGCAGCTCAAATCCAACACTTTCTAAGCCACCCTCAGTAATCAACAAG ACTGTTAGAAATGGCAGTTCAAATCCAACACTTTCTAAGCCACCCTCAGTAATCAACCAGGTAAAACCCATATCAACATCAACAGAAAAAGGGGCCTCTTTGGCTGCCAGTCAAGCCAATAAGCTTGGAAATACTAAGACAACAATTGGCACCG TTGCTGGTAAAGGGGTTCAGGCATTAAAGGCGCCCATCATCAGTGGTCCTCGCAGGGTGCTGCCAAAGTCTTCGTCCTCCTCCAGTTCTGCTTCAAACTCAACCAAGATTAAATCTGCAACAACCTCCTCGGTTGATAGTTCTGGAAATGTGTCATCCAATAATCTTGGTAAATCTCATTTAGAGGCTGTTCGAAGAAAGATTGGTGAAAGAACTTTGAAACCACTTCCCTCTGGTTCGGTGCTCAAAACCCCATTAAAAACTGCTAAGAGAACCTGTGGAAATTCTGCTGTCTCAGCATATCTGATGTCTTCCAAGATCTCTCCAAGCATATCACCTGCTAGTTCTATCAGTGAATGGTCCTCagcttcttcatcttcttcaagtACAATCAATCAGAGGTCCAATACATCAAGGACTAGCTTTGATGCTAATTCTTGCAGATCTTTGGACAATGACACCATTCCTTTGCATAATGATTCAAATAATCAGATCATAGAACAACATGGGAATGAGGAAATTGTGATACAAAATGGAGGTCCAAGGAAATCCTCCTCACAAGCTGGCACTCTTTCTCATTCTGCAAGACCATCAGGCCTGAGAATGCCGTCCCCAAAAATTGGATTTTTTGATGGG GCAGTTAACGATGCAAAATGA
- the LOC140009279 gene encoding uncharacterized protein: MILGFLDIFFDIELHRLKPRGRSIEGNNKNKLDMSPVDDTPLSNPAGDPGGFSVTGVRDFGKVNGSSVTYGFEGLNAEMEGLKRDKSLVVETEGNNREPEPNEGYSWKGGVCGQETVKTDGKLDVQLKGADNNEVKDKIDPDHNEEMGVCEFPQYGDSGNRKSFFVDLNSHHQEGIFIQGAESTTALIEGSLPFSVGLAEVTDATIKNGVSARNRQAPIKEVITSGPFNEVDGKDAKPCILIPKSRGEGNQMEKESEFYVSDLVWGKVRSHPWWPGQIIEPSAASEKEMKYFKKDSYLIAYFGDQTFVWNEASKIKPFQMYFSQMKKQSNATAFCNAVNSALTEVSKRVEFGLACRCLPEEVSAKVKSQVVLKSSIWEKSIRTYAGDSFSTAAAFSPAKLVNSLEALAKSPHNDIDDLEFVIARAQLLAFNRWKGYYQLPVFEELNGFLGNDLDLAAVQEEKNLVEVIDDGLGSEEDNEIECGKKMSPLHGVSCRGMDLPLNNERKTKKKKHLQDLMSGSSLSFRDGGYEDEGKASSDKASVSSGKKRKALGSTSSESTKRMRKRVSMQSARTATSLLRNYVEVGDSMHGLAGKLHSGAVPPLNTGIKISQGAIVNHSKKSGKTYYSGASTLTAEKSCRRPPPCEYPSMSEIFSELCLAAENPVKGYSSLTTIAGFFCDFRNSICMEHNNLKKRTKSSGKQIVKKSANVEAAEAFEFEGMEDSYWTDRIIQSNLDDQVLFEPEPP, encoded by the exons ATGATATTA GGTTTCTTAGATATCTTCTTTGATATTGAACTACATCGACTTAAACCTCGAGGCCGTTCAATTGAAGGAAACAACAAGAATAAGCTTGATATGAGTCCAGTTGATGATACCCCTCTGTCTAATCCTGCTGGCGATCCGGGCGGATTTTCTGTGACTGGGGTTAGGGATTTTGGGAAAGTGAATGGTTCATCTGTTACCTATGGGTTCGAGGGCTTGAATGCTGAAATGGAGGGTCTGAAAAGAGATAAAAGTTTGGTGGTAGAAACTGAAGGTAACAATAGAGAACCTGAGCCAAACGAGGGGTATTCCTGGAAGGGAGGAGTTTGTGGGCAAGAAACTGTTAAAACTGATGGTAAATTGGATGTACAATTAAAGGGTGCTGACAATAATGAGGTTAAAGATAAGATAGACCCCGATCACAATGAAGAGATGGGAGTTTGTGAGTTTCCACAATATGGTGACAGCGGGAATCGAAAAAGTTTCtttgtggatttgaattcgcaCCATCAGGAGGGAATTTTTATTCAAGGTGCTGAAAGTACAACGGCTTTGATTGAGGGTAGCTTGCCATTTTCTGTTGGTTTAGCGGAAGTTACAGATGCCACTATTAAAAATGGTGTATCTGCTAGAAACCGACAAGCACCAATTAAAGAAGTGATAACAAGTGGACCATTTAATGAAGTGGATGGAAAGGATGCTAAGCCTTGCATACTGATACCAAAAAGTCGTGGGGAAGGGAATCAGATGGAAAAGGAAAGCGAATTTTATGTGTCTGATTTAGTATGGGGCAAGGTAAGGAGCCATCCATGGTGGCCTGGCCAGATAATTGAACCATCAGCTGCATCCGAGAAagaaatgaaatattttaaGAAAGATAGTTATTTGATTGCTTATTTTGGGGACCAAACTTTTGTATGGAATGAAGCCTCAAAGATAAAGCCATTCCAAATGTATTTCTCTCAAATGAAGAAGCAAAGTAATGCCACTGCTTTCTGCAATGCTGTGAACTCTGCCTTGACTGAGGTTTCTAAAAGGGTCGAGTTTGGCTTGGCCTGCAGATGCTTGCCTGAGGAGGTAAGTGCCAAGGTCAAGTCACAGGTGGTTTTAAAGTCTAGTATCTGGGAAAAATCAATCAGGACATATGCTGGAGATAGTTTTTCAACTGCAGCAGCTTTTAGTCCTGCAAAACTCGTCAACTCTTTGGAGGCATTAGCTAAATCCCCACATAATGATATTGATGATTTGGAATTTGTCATAGCAAGAGCGCAGTTATTGGCATTTAATAGATGGAAGGGTTATTACCAACTACCTGTATTTGAAGAACTAAATGGTTTTTTGGGAAACGATCTTGATCTTGCTGCAGTACAGGAGGAGAAAAATCTTGTTGAagtgattgatgatggtttggGTTCTGAGGAAGATAATGAAATTGAATGTGGAAAAAAAATGTCTCCTTTGCATGGGGTTTCTTGCAGGGGCATGGATCTCCCCTTGAATAATGAGcgcaaaacaaaaaagaaaaaacacttGCAGGACTTGATGTCTGGAAGCAGCTTGAGCTTTCGAGATGGTGGATATGAAGACGAAGGGAAAGCAAGCAGTGACAAGGCTTCTGTATCTTCTGGAAAGAAACGCAAAGCGCTTGGTTCTACATCCAGTGAATCAAcgaaaagaatgaggaaaagGGTTTCCATGCAGAGTGCAAGAACTGCAACTTCATTGTTGAGAAATTACGTTGAAGTTGGAGATAGCATGCATGGGCTTGCGGGGAAACTACATAGTGGTGCGGTTCCCCCTCTTAACACtggcattaaaatttcacaaggaGCAATAGTTAACCACAGTAAAAAGTCTGGAAAGACTTATTATTCTGGAGCTTCAACCTTGACCGCTGAGAAATCTTGTAGAAGGCCACCTCCTTGTGAGTATCCTTCTATGAGTGAGATATTTTCAGAGCTGTGTCTTGCTGCTGAAAATCCAGTGAAAGGTTACAGTTCTTTGACAACAATAGCTGGTTTTTTCTGTGATTTTCGCAACTCTATCTGTATGGAACATAACAATCTTAAAAAAAGGACAAAGTCATCAGGTAAACAAATAGTTAAAAAGTCAGCCAATGTAGAAGCTGCAGAAGCATTTGAATTTGAAGGTATGGAAGACTCTTACTGGACTGACAGAATTATCCAGAGCAACTTGGATGATCAGGTACTGTTCGAACCTGAGCCCCCCTGA